Proteins encoded in a region of the Methanofollis tationis genome:
- the cfbC gene encoding Ni-sirohydrochlorin a,c-diamide reductive cyclase ATP-dependent reductase subunit, which yields MKQIALYGKGGIGKSTTSANLSAALGETGLDILQIGCDPKHDSTRMLMHGAWIPTVLDLVRERGDAAIVTDDVVFTGYAGVRCVEAGGPEPGIGCAGRGIIATFQLLERLGALNGDVIVYDVLGDVVCGGFAMPMREGYAKEVYLITSGELMSLYAANNIAKAIARLAKRSRQTCALAGVICNSKNMEGEEDLVREFASRINSAMVAYIPRSRTVTLAELNRQTVMEYAPESEQAGVYRRLAEDIMKNTRTSIPTPLEIDELEELARRFAQV from the coding sequence GGTGAGACCGGACTCGACATCCTGCAGATCGGCTGCGACCCCAAGCACGATTCCACGAGGATGCTGATGCACGGTGCCTGGATACCAACCGTTCTCGACCTGGTCAGGGAGCGGGGCGATGCCGCGATCGTCACGGACGACGTCGTCTTTACGGGCTACGCCGGTGTCCGCTGCGTCGAAGCCGGCGGCCCTGAACCGGGTATCGGCTGTGCGGGCCGGGGGATCATCGCCACCTTCCAGCTCCTCGAACGTCTCGGTGCGTTAAACGGCGATGTGATCGTGTACGATGTCCTCGGCGACGTCGTCTGCGGGGGGTTTGCGATGCCGATGCGCGAGGGGTATGCAAAAGAGGTCTACCTGATCACCTCGGGCGAGTTGATGTCCCTGTATGCAGCAAACAACATCGCAAAGGCGATCGCCAGGCTCGCAAAGCGGTCGAGGCAGACCTGTGCCCTCGCCGGCGTGATCTGCAACTCAAAGAACATGGAAGGGGAGGAAGACCTCGTCAGGGAGTTTGCCTCACGCATCAACTCCGCGATGGTGGCCTACATCCCGCGGTCCCGCACGGTGACCCTTGCCGAGCTGAACCGGCAGACGGTGATGGAATATGCCCCTGAATCCGAGCAGGCAGGCGTGTACCGTCGCCTTGCCGAAGATATCATGAAGAATACGCGGACATCGATACCGACACCCCTTGAAATTGATGAACTCGAAGAACTCGCCCGCAGGTTCGCTCAGGTATGA
- a CDS encoding nitrogenase component 1, whose protein sequence is MNSKNSPAGSLRYEGCTLTGALSVTTQVRDAVTVVHGPTGCTHHNFSLLHAIAAEQDDCALPPLVSTNLAESEIIFGGEEALARTLQRVADDGPAAIFVLSTCITETIGDDICSVCARDFGLPVIPVPTAGFLGGAFSDGLNAALNTLAALAGSEGVEEQTVTVIGEKNLEFEVEENFAEVERLLGLLGLRVGVRFVRKMRFADFERLGSGSLTVLREPALRPVGEALKRRFGTPYIDSFPIGLEGGISFLEEAAAIMGLDAGPSVEAERRHQADMLSSFADMRGTAVSPDPLTLGSLEYAPVRRVMAALDLKADSGGASLSLPYSPPVGTAGIRRLLHRWRRRAHA, encoded by the coding sequence ATGAACTCGAAGAACTCGCCCGCAGGTTCGCTCAGGTATGAGGGGTGCACCCTCACCGGCGCACTCTCTGTTACGACGCAGGTACGGGACGCCGTCACGGTAGTCCACGGCCCGACCGGGTGCACGCACCACAATTTCTCTCTTCTTCATGCGATCGCCGCGGAGCAGGACGATTGTGCCCTCCCCCCGCTGGTCTCGACCAACCTTGCTGAGAGCGAGATCATCTTCGGGGGCGAGGAGGCGCTCGCCAGGACGCTTCAGCGCGTCGCCGACGACGGGCCGGCGGCGATCTTCGTGCTCTCCACCTGCATCACCGAGACGATCGGGGACGATATCTGTTCTGTCTGCGCCCGTGACTTCGGGCTGCCGGTGATCCCGGTCCCGACGGCCGGTTTTCTCGGCGGCGCCTTCTCTGACGGCCTGAACGCGGCGCTGAATACTCTTGCCGCCCTTGCCGGGAGCGAGGGTGTGGAGGAGCAGACGGTTACCGTCATCGGGGAGAAGAATCTTGAGTTCGAGGTCGAGGAGAATTTTGCTGAGGTTGAAAGGCTGCTCGGGCTGCTCGGTCTCCGGGTCGGCGTCAGATTTGTGCGGAAGATGCGGTTCGCCGACTTTGAGCGTCTCGGCTCGGGGAGCCTCACTGTTCTCAGGGAACCTGCCCTCAGGCCGGTCGGCGAGGCGCTGAAGCGGCGCTTCGGGACGCCATATATCGATTCATTTCCTATCGGGCTTGAGGGGGGCATATCGTTTCTGGAGGAGGCCGCCGCGATCATGGGGCTCGATGCCGGCCCGTCGGTTGAGGCTGAGAGGAGGCATCAGGCCGATATGCTCTCGTCCTTTGCCGACATGCGCGGGACGGCGGTCTCCCCCGACCCCCTGACCCTGGGGTCGCTGGAGTACGCCCCGGTCAGGCGCGTGATGGCGGCGCTTGACCTGAAGGCCGATAGCGGCGGTGCCAGTCTTTCCCTGCCGTACAGCCCGCCCGTGGGAACGGCCGGGATCAGGCGTCTGCTCCACCGCTGGAGGAGGAGGGCACATGCCTGA